The following proteins come from a genomic window of Maribacter sp. HTCC2170:
- the mraY gene encoding phospho-N-acetylmuramoyl-pentapeptide-transferase has translation MLYYLFEYLENEYQVPGASLFGFTTFRAAMAILFSLLLATVYGKKVILFLQRKQIGESIRDLGLDGQKQKAGTPTMGGLIIIMATLIPVLLFADIMNIYIILLIVTILWMGTIGFIDDYIKIFKKDKAGLKGRFKILGQVVLGLIVGATLYFHPEVTMREHDKSIITEQYTVEQVKGEDIKSTRTTVPFIKNNEFDYGNLISWAGDGAKDYVWLIFVPMIILIVTAVSNGANLTDGIDGLAAGTSAIIVFTLGVFTWVSGNIIFSDYLDIMYITGVGELLVFVTAFVGALVGFLWYNAFPATVFMGDTGSLTIGGVIAVIAIIIRKELLIPILCGIFFAESISVMLQVGYFKYTKKKLGEGKRIFLMAPLHHHYQKKGYHESKIVTRFWIVGILLAIITIVTLKVR, from the coding sequence ATGCTATACTATTTATTTGAATACTTGGAGAATGAATATCAAGTGCCGGGAGCTAGCCTTTTTGGGTTCACGACTTTTAGGGCAGCTATGGCTATTCTTTTTTCTTTGCTTTTAGCAACTGTTTATGGTAAAAAAGTAATTCTTTTTCTTCAACGTAAACAAATTGGTGAGAGTATTCGCGATTTGGGTTTAGACGGTCAGAAACAAAAAGCGGGTACGCCAACAATGGGTGGTTTGATTATTATTATGGCCACTTTGATACCGGTTTTATTGTTCGCTGACATTATGAATATCTACATAATCCTGTTGATAGTTACTATTCTTTGGATGGGTACAATTGGATTTATAGATGATTATATCAAAATCTTCAAAAAAGATAAAGCCGGCCTAAAAGGAAGATTCAAAATATTGGGCCAAGTGGTTTTAGGATTAATTGTAGGTGCAACGCTATATTTTCATCCTGAGGTAACCATGCGTGAACATGATAAAAGTATAATTACTGAACAATATACCGTAGAACAGGTAAAGGGAGAGGATATAAAATCTACAAGAACAACGGTTCCATTCATAAAGAATAATGAATTTGATTATGGGAATCTTATATCATGGGCTGGAGATGGCGCAAAGGATTATGTCTGGTTGATATTTGTTCCTATGATAATTTTAATTGTGACTGCCGTTTCTAATGGTGCCAATCTAACCGATGGCATTGACGGATTGGCGGCGGGTACATCGGCTATTATCGTTTTTACTTTAGGGGTTTTTACTTGGGTGTCTGGTAATATTATTTTTTCGGATTATCTGGACATTATGTATATAACCGGAGTTGGTGAACTTTTGGTTTTTGTAACGGCTTTTGTGGGTGCGTTGGTCGGATTTCTGTGGTATAATGCTTTTCCGGCGACAGTCTTTATGGGAGATACTGGGAGTTTAACTATTGGAGGGGTAATTGCCGTCATTGCTATTATCATTAGAAAAGAACTATTGATTCCAATTTTATGCGGAATCTTCTTTGCTGAGTCGATTTCTGTAATGCTGCAAGTAGGTTATTTTAAGTATACCAAAAAGAAATTAGGTGAGGGAAAACGAATATTCCTTATGGCGCCATTACACCATCATTACCAGAAAAAAGGGTATCACGAGAGTAAGATAGTAACGCGTTTTTGGATTGTGGGAATTTTGCTTGCGATTATTACAATTGTGACACTTAAAGTACGTTAG
- a CDS encoding UDP-N-acetylmuramoyl-L-alanyl-D-glutamate--2,6-diaminopimelate ligase yields the protein MKLLKDILFGVGLTAVSGSTNLMVGTLCFDSRKVKLDDVFVAIKGTLTDGHKFIEKAIDSGAVCIVCETMPEQLVNGVTYVEVDSGNKALAIMASNYYDNPSKNLKLVGITGTNGKTTISSLLYQLFKKAGFKVGLISTIKIMVDDKEYATSHTTPDAMTINEHLDLMNEEGVEFCFMEVSSHGIHQKRTEGLVFEGAIFTNLTHDHLDYHKTFAEYRDTKKSLFDKLPKNAFALTNVDDKNGLVMLQNTAARKFTYALKSYADYRAQILENQFDGQLLKVDDDELWTKLIGHFNAYNVLAIYATADLLGLEKLETLRLLSELDNVDGRFQYYISKEKITAIVDYAHTPDALKNVLETIGTLRTGNENVITVVGCGGDRDKSKRPVMGNIASQMSNKTIFTSDNPRTESPSVIIEEMEAGVEPQNVKKILSIENREQAIKTACQLATANDIILVAGKGHETYQETNGKRIDFDDFKIITDVLKSLDK from the coding sequence ATGAAGTTGCTAAAAGACATATTATTTGGAGTTGGCCTTACCGCAGTGAGCGGGTCCACCAATCTAATGGTAGGTACTTTATGTTTTGATTCGCGGAAAGTAAAATTAGATGATGTCTTCGTAGCTATAAAAGGCACTTTAACCGATGGCCATAAGTTTATCGAAAAGGCTATTGATTCTGGTGCGGTTTGCATAGTCTGCGAGACCATGCCAGAACAATTAGTAAATGGGGTTACATATGTTGAGGTAGATAGCGGTAATAAGGCATTGGCAATAATGGCCTCCAATTATTATGATAACCCATCCAAGAATTTGAAATTGGTGGGAATTACTGGTACTAATGGTAAGACTACTATTAGTAGCCTTTTGTATCAACTGTTTAAAAAGGCAGGATTTAAGGTGGGGTTGATTTCCACTATAAAAATAATGGTTGACGATAAAGAATATGCCACAAGTCATACCACTCCCGATGCAATGACCATAAACGAGCATTTGGATTTAATGAATGAAGAAGGTGTGGAGTTTTGCTTTATGGAGGTGAGTTCTCATGGCATTCATCAAAAACGGACTGAAGGTTTGGTGTTTGAAGGCGCTATTTTTACCAATCTTACACATGACCATTTAGATTACCATAAAACATTTGCAGAATATCGGGACACTAAAAAATCGTTGTTTGATAAGTTGCCAAAAAATGCTTTCGCACTTACCAATGTTGATGATAAGAACGGACTGGTAATGTTGCAAAACACAGCGGCAAGAAAGTTTACATATGCTTTAAAATCATATGCTGATTATAGGGCACAAATTCTGGAAAATCAGTTTGACGGTCAATTGTTGAAGGTTGATGATGATGAGTTATGGACCAAACTTATAGGTCACTTTAATGCCTATAATGTTTTGGCCATTTATGCCACGGCAGATTTGTTAGGCCTGGAAAAATTGGAAACGCTTCGATTATTAAGCGAATTGGATAATGTAGATGGCAGATTTCAATATTATATATCAAAGGAGAAAATTACGGCAATAGTTGATTATGCCCATACGCCGGACGCCCTAAAAAATGTGCTCGAGACAATCGGCACATTGAGGACTGGAAATGAAAACGTCATCACCGTTGTGGGGTGTGGTGGCGACAGAGACAAGTCTAAGCGTCCGGTAATGGGTAATATCGCTTCACAAATGAGTAATAAGACCATTTTTACATCAGACAACCCACGAACGGAATCCCCGTCTGTAATTATTGAGGAAATGGAAGCAGGTGTTGAGCCTCAGAATGTCAAAAAAATACTATCAATAGAAAACCGTGAACAGGCAATAAAAACCGCTTGTCAGTTAGCAACGGCAAACGATATTATTTTGGTGGCTGGGAAAGGCCATGAGACCTATCAGGAAACAAACGGAAAGCGAATTGATTTTGATGATTTCAAGATAATAACAGATGTATTAAAAAGTCTGGATAAGTAA
- a CDS encoding penicillin-binding protein, which translates to MAVTEKSILTRLYVVAGCLFLFAGIVLFKLVSIQMVHGEKYRGLAMKRTEKVFTIAPNRGNLYSDDGSLLATSVSRYTIRFDAVTVSDTDFKEQVKPLSNSLSKLTGKTSSYYQQLLRKAKANKNRYTLLARNLDYSDYMSVKEFPLLNKGPYKGGLIVEQKTVREHPLGKIAERSVGYERKDENGYYTRVGLEGAFGQYLRGVEGKRLKQKIAKGQWKPIGMDNIIEPKDGYDVISTIDINIQDIAHHALLKQLEHYKADHGTVIVMETKTGEVKAISNLGMTKEGKYYERLNYAIGESHEPGSTFKLMNMVAALEDAVIDTSAVVDTGKGSWKIYKHRVKDSKHGGYGKISFAKAFEVSSNTAFAQVIHNNYKENPERYVNRLRGMQLHQELGLPIKGEGTPVLRNPGDKGWSGLSLAQMAYGYEVSMTPLQVLTFYNAIANDGEMVKPRMIKEVKEWNRSVIKFEKEVINPSICSEETAAKVKQLLKNVVEKKHGTGHKLYSPNFSMAGKTGTAQKNYVSKDPDKLRYISTFAGYFPAEEPKYSCIVVIHEPDKSVGYYGADVSGPVFKSVAQKVYATNPLIDEVQMLNSENQKLDESYQKYYVEAQKKYNKVPNVKGMCGMDAVSILENLGIKVEVRGNGKVKKQSISHGTDINKVDKIVLDLS; encoded by the coding sequence ATGGCAGTTACCGAGAAAAGCATATTGACCAGGTTGTACGTTGTGGCGGGTTGTCTATTCCTGTTTGCTGGTATAGTGCTTTTTAAATTGGTGAGTATTCAGATGGTACATGGTGAAAAGTACAGGGGTCTTGCCATGAAACGAACGGAAAAAGTATTTACTATAGCTCCAAATCGAGGAAATCTATATTCTGATGATGGCAGCCTTTTGGCCACATCAGTATCAAGGTATACTATTCGTTTTGATGCTGTTACAGTTAGTGATACCGATTTTAAAGAGCAGGTCAAACCATTATCCAACTCTTTGTCCAAGCTTACAGGCAAAACATCTTCCTATTACCAACAACTTTTACGAAAGGCAAAAGCAAATAAAAACAGGTATACACTTTTAGCAAGAAATCTTGATTATTCCGATTATATGTCGGTCAAGGAGTTCCCTTTATTGAATAAAGGGCCTTATAAAGGTGGGTTGATCGTTGAGCAGAAAACAGTAAGAGAGCATCCGTTAGGTAAAATTGCTGAAAGAAGTGTTGGGTACGAACGTAAAGATGAAAACGGTTATTACACTAGGGTTGGACTTGAAGGTGCTTTTGGACAATATTTGCGAGGGGTTGAAGGTAAACGTCTTAAGCAGAAAATTGCCAAAGGACAATGGAAGCCTATCGGGATGGATAATATTATTGAGCCTAAAGACGGTTATGATGTAATATCCACAATCGATATTAATATTCAAGATATTGCCCATCACGCCCTTTTAAAACAATTGGAGCATTATAAAGCGGACCACGGTACCGTGATTGTGATGGAAACCAAAACAGGTGAAGTTAAGGCGATTTCCAATTTAGGAATGACCAAAGAAGGTAAGTACTATGAGCGCTTGAACTATGCCATCGGTGAGTCCCATGAACCGGGTTCTACTTTCAAATTAATGAATATGGTTGCTGCGCTTGAAGATGCGGTTATCGATACCAGTGCAGTCGTAGATACGGGTAAGGGATCTTGGAAAATATATAAGCACCGTGTCAAAGATTCCAAGCATGGTGGGTATGGTAAAATTTCTTTTGCCAAAGCATTTGAAGTTTCCTCAAATACGGCATTTGCCCAAGTCATTCATAATAATTATAAAGAAAATCCTGAAAGATATGTTAACCGTTTGCGAGGTATGCAATTACATCAAGAATTGGGGCTTCCGATAAAAGGCGAGGGGACACCTGTACTCCGTAATCCTGGTGATAAAGGGTGGTCAGGGCTTTCATTAGCACAAATGGCATATGGTTATGAGGTCTCAATGACACCATTGCAGGTACTCACATTCTATAATGCAATCGCCAATGATGGGGAAATGGTAAAACCCCGAATGATAAAAGAGGTAAAAGAATGGAATAGGTCGGTTATTAAATTTGAAAAAGAGGTTATCAACCCTTCAATATGTTCGGAAGAGACCGCTGCAAAAGTGAAACAATTATTGAAAAATGTTGTGGAGAAAAAGCATGGTACGGGTCATAAACTGTATTCTCCCAACTTCTCAATGGCAGGAAAGACAGGTACAGCTCAGAAAAACTATGTTTCTAAAGACCCAGATAAATTAAGGTACATATCAACTTTTGCTGGTTATTTCCCGGCAGAAGAACCAAAGTACTCTTGTATTGTAGTTATTCATGAACCTGATAAAAGTGTTGGGTATTATGGTGCTGATGTATCAGGTCCTGTTTTTAAATCTGTGGCGCAAAAAGTTTATGCGACCAACCCATTGATTGATGAGGTTCAGATGCTGAATTCTGAGAATCAAAAATTGGACGAGTCCTATCAGAAATACTATGTGGAAGCCCAGAAAAAATACAATAAGGTGCCGAATGTAAAAGGAATGTGTGGAATGGATGCTGTGTCAATCCTTGAGAACCTCGGAATCAAAGTTGAAGTTCGGGGCAATGGAAAAGTTAAGAAGCAATCTATTTCGCACGGAACGGATATTAATAAAGTGGATAAAATCGTATTGGATCTTTCATGA
- a CDS encoding FtsL-like putative cell division protein yields MKKGILDVLKGKFLVSGDAPRNWLFIIFVSFLATVMIGSSHSADKKVHQIAALNEEVKELRSEFVDLRSDVQRLKLESTITKTVEGNGLYPSETPPKKIKVKSEKD; encoded by the coding sequence ATGAAAAAAGGAATTCTAGATGTACTAAAAGGCAAGTTTTTGGTCAGTGGCGATGCTCCACGAAATTGGCTGTTTATAATTTTTGTTTCGTTTTTGGCAACAGTAATGATAGGAAGCTCACATAGCGCTGATAAAAAAGTACATCAAATTGCAGCTCTAAATGAAGAGGTCAAGGAGCTGCGTAGTGAATTTGTTGACCTGCGGTCAGATGTTCAAAGATTAAAGTTGGAATCTACAATTACAAAAACAGTCGAGGGAAATGGATTGTATCCATCAGAAACACCTCCAAAGAAGATAAAAGTAAAATCTGAAAAGGATTAA
- the rsmH gene encoding 16S rRNA (cytosine(1402)-N(4))-methyltransferase RsmH, protein MYHNPVLLKESVEGLDVKKDGVYVDVTFGGGGHSKEILKRLGPKGRLLAFDQDEDALDNKLGDERFTLINENFRYIRQFLKFYGIRKVDGILADFGVSSHQFDKAERGFSTRFDADLDMRMSKKNSVSAYDVVNSYEFNDLRKVLFQYGDLRNANAMANKIITSREEAPIKTSAQLKEVLRQFLPKHKEHKILAQIYQAIRIEVNQEIQVIKELLEQVPELLNLGGRLSVISYHSLEDRLVKRFIRAGLFEGEPEKDFYGNIDVPLKKVGGLIVPSREETALNNRARSAKLRIAERI, encoded by the coding sequence ATGTATCATAATCCGGTACTCTTAAAAGAGTCTGTTGAAGGACTGGATGTAAAGAAAGATGGAGTTTATGTTGATGTGACATTTGGTGGAGGAGGTCATTCCAAGGAAATATTGAAAAGACTAGGGCCTAAAGGTAGGTTGTTGGCATTTGATCAAGATGAAGATGCTTTGGACAATAAATTGGGTGATGAACGTTTTACGTTGATCAATGAAAATTTTAGGTATATAAGACAGTTTCTGAAGTTCTATGGCATTCGAAAAGTAGATGGGATTTTGGCTGATTTTGGTGTTTCATCACATCAGTTTGATAAAGCTGAACGTGGGTTTTCAACACGTTTTGATGCTGATTTGGACATGCGAATGAGTAAAAAAAATAGTGTTTCGGCCTATGATGTAGTAAACTCATACGAGTTTAATGATTTGAGGAAAGTTTTATTTCAGTATGGAGATTTGCGAAATGCAAATGCAATGGCCAATAAGATTATAACGAGCAGGGAGGAGGCTCCAATAAAAACCTCAGCACAGTTAAAAGAGGTGTTGAGGCAGTTTTTGCCAAAGCATAAAGAACATAAGATATTGGCCCAGATATATCAGGCTATTCGCATAGAGGTGAATCAGGAGATACAGGTAATAAAAGAGTTGTTGGAGCAGGTTCCCGAGTTGTTGAATCTTGGAGGTAGATTAAGTGTGATAAGTTATCATTCCTTGGAAGATCGATTAGTTAAACGGTTCATTAGGGCCGGATTATTTGAAGGAGAACCGGAGAAAGATTTTTATGGAAACATCGATGTTCCCTTGAAAAAAGTTGGAGGATTAATAGTTCCATCTCGCGAAGAAACAGCTTTGAACAATAGAGCACGTAGCGCCAAATTAAGAATAGCAGAACGTATTTAA
- a CDS encoding division/cell wall cluster transcriptional repressor MraZ, with protein sequence MNFNEAYYCKADAKGRVMLPSALKNRLLPVLKDGFVLKRSVSGACLELWPMSRWNDMMLNIKKLNRFVKKNNDFIRIFMAGVKEVEIDNAGRLLIPKNLMGIAGITKEIALSPSIDIIEIWDQNNYEKAIKISDKEFEVLAEEVMGDFGENIPDVS encoded by the coding sequence ATGAATTTTAACGAAGCATATTATTGTAAAGCTGATGCCAAAGGTAGGGTAATGTTGCCTTCTGCCCTAAAAAATAGGTTATTGCCTGTTTTGAAAGATGGTTTCGTTCTGAAACGATCAGTGAGTGGAGCATGCTTGGAATTGTGGCCAATGTCCCGATGGAATGATATGATGTTGAACATTAAAAAATTGAATCGTTTCGTCAAAAAAAACAATGACTTTATCCGCATTTTTATGGCTGGGGTAAAGGAGGTTGAAATTGACAATGCCGGTAGGTTGTTGATTCCGAAGAATTTAATGGGAATTGCTGGTATCACGAAGGAAATAGCATTAAGCCCGTCTATTGATATTATAGAAATATGGGACCAGAATAATTACGAAAAGGCCATTAAGATTTCAGATAAGGAGTTCGAAGTTTTGGCCGAGGAGGTAATGGGTGATTTTGGAGAAAATATTCCCGATGTATCATAA
- a CDS encoding alpha/beta fold hydrolase, which produces MEEKIITEGKYRYIEKGEGTPIIILHGLMGGLSNFKGVSEHFPQKGYKVLIPELPIYTMPLLKTNVKSFAKYLEKFIEYKGLKDVILLGNSLGGHIGLLHTKLYPKMVKALVITGSSGLYESAMGDGYPKRGDYEFIKKKAQDVFYDPAVATKEIVDEVFATVNDRVKLVKTLSIAKSAIRHNMSKDLPKMKNPTCIIWGKNDSVTPPNVAEEFHELLPDSDLFWIEKCGHAPMMEHPDQFNEILDAWLEQRNF; this is translated from the coding sequence ATGGAAGAAAAGATTATTACAGAAGGCAAATATCGATATATTGAAAAGGGAGAAGGAACACCTATTATAATTTTACATGGTCTTATGGGCGGGTTGAGCAACTTCAAAGGTGTATCCGAACATTTTCCACAAAAAGGATATAAAGTTTTGATTCCCGAGCTTCCGATTTATACAATGCCACTATTGAAGACCAACGTAAAAAGCTTCGCTAAATATTTAGAGAAATTCATTGAATACAAGGGTCTAAAAGATGTTATTCTTTTGGGTAATTCTTTAGGCGGACACATTGGACTATTGCATACAAAATTATACCCAAAAATGGTTAAGGCTTTGGTAATCACCGGTAGCTCAGGGCTTTACGAAAGTGCCATGGGTGACGGTTATCCCAAGCGCGGGGATTATGAATTCATAAAGAAAAAAGCGCAAGATGTTTTTTATGATCCTGCCGTAGCTACCAAAGAAATTGTGGACGAGGTTTTTGCAACTGTAAATGATAGGGTGAAATTAGTTAAGACCCTTTCAATTGCGAAAAGTGCCATTCGTCACAATATGTCAAAGGATCTTCCCAAAATGAAAAACCCCACCTGCATTATTTGGGGGAAAAATGACTCGGTTACTCCACCAAATGTCGCGGAGGAATTTCATGAGTTATTACCTGACTCTGACCTGTTTTGGATAGAAAAGTGCGGTCACGCACCAATGATGGAACACCCTGATCAATTCAACGAGATTCTTGATGCTTGGTTAGAGCAACGAAATTTCTAA
- the yihA gene encoding ribosome biogenesis GTP-binding protein YihA/YsxC has translation MKIKSADFVMSNSDVAKCPNEPLPEYAFIGRSNVGKSSLINMLTERKSLAKTSGRPGKTQLINHFKINGNWFLVDLPGYGYARVSKKDKRTFQKYITDYFIKRKQLVSAFVLVDIRHEPQKVDMEFMEYLGENMIPFSIIFTKADKLKPKQMEANVNSYVKELLNGVWEEAPNYFVTSSSKNMGRDELLHYIESINQEFFKEN, from the coding sequence ATGAAAATAAAGTCGGCAGACTTTGTAATGAGCAATTCCGATGTTGCCAAATGCCCTAATGAACCTTTACCTGAGTATGCTTTTATAGGACGTTCAAATGTAGGTAAGTCTTCGCTCATTAATATGTTGACCGAACGTAAAAGTCTCGCCAAAACCTCGGGAAGACCTGGAAAAACACAGCTCATAAACCATTTCAAAATAAATGGCAATTGGTTTCTGGTAGATTTACCAGGCTATGGCTACGCCCGTGTTTCAAAAAAGGACAAAAGGACTTTTCAAAAATATATCACCGACTATTTTATAAAGCGCAAGCAATTGGTCAGCGCCTTTGTCTTGGTAGATATTCGTCATGAACCCCAAAAGGTTGACATGGAGTTTATGGAATACCTAGGAGAAAACATGATTCCTTTTAGCATCATTTTCACAAAAGCAGATAAATTGAAACCCAAGCAAATGGAGGCTAATGTGAATTCCTATGTCAAGGAATTGCTCAATGGTGTTTGGGAAGAAGCACCTAATTACTTTGTTACTTCCTCCTCAAAAAATATGGGCAGAGACGAACTCTTACACTACATAGAAAGTATAAATCAAGAATTCTTCAAAGAAAACTAG
- a CDS encoding alkaline phosphatase D family protein produces MRKTLILSLFFICILGCAEQKKEQIPPVISPFSNVDTLSINDWWNRKNNPIINLKVNRDSVLAFGIYTVSNRTLKLSAQLYPLYPEETREVRLEIEENGMWREIQNQIVNDLGWSALFRVEDWDDSNNYKYRLRHGEKSTFEGLIRKDPKNKNEVVLAALSCNSNKDRGLRENYVRNINHQNPDLMFFAGDQSYDHTEHTAAWLKFGLQFKETFRNRPCITIPDDHDIGQGNLWGENGKVSTAKGSPDGGYRYHPEYVKMVERCQTSHLPDPYDPTPVEQGIGVYYTNLLLGDIDFAILEDRKFKSGPKGKIPQQGPRPDHIRNPEYDPASIDLEGLKLLGNRQLHFLEDWGNQNTELVKVVLSQTGFCGGAHIHGQKENRLHADLDSNGWPQTGRNKALGLIKKASAVHIAGDQHLATVIKQGIHEFGDGPWAFVVPAIVNDYYSRWWWPEDEKAGANPNTNTSLPWTGDYLDGFNNKISMYAYVNPESSSKGGGYGLIRFNTKSNETTFECWPRYVDVTQPNAQQFEGWPMTVKIK; encoded by the coding sequence ATGAGAAAAACACTGATTCTTTCACTATTCTTTATTTGCATTTTAGGCTGTGCTGAGCAAAAAAAGGAACAAATTCCACCTGTGATTTCACCTTTTTCGAATGTTGATACTTTGTCTATAAATGATTGGTGGAATCGCAAGAACAACCCAATAATTAATCTAAAAGTAAATCGGGATAGTGTTTTGGCCTTTGGAATTTACACGGTTTCCAATAGAACACTAAAACTAAGTGCCCAGTTATATCCATTATATCCAGAAGAAACACGTGAAGTTAGATTAGAAATTGAAGAAAATGGGATGTGGCGAGAAATCCAAAATCAAATTGTAAACGATTTGGGGTGGTCTGCCCTATTTAGGGTAGAAGATTGGGATGACTCCAATAACTATAAATATAGATTGCGCCATGGGGAGAAATCAACTTTTGAGGGTTTGATACGCAAAGATCCAAAAAACAAAAACGAGGTAGTGTTGGCTGCCTTGTCCTGTAACTCTAACAAAGACCGTGGATTAAGGGAAAACTATGTACGTAACATTAATCATCAAAATCCAGATTTAATGTTTTTCGCCGGCGACCAATCCTATGACCATACGGAACATACAGCTGCTTGGCTAAAATTTGGACTTCAATTTAAAGAGACGTTCAGAAACCGACCTTGCATTACCATTCCTGATGATCATGATATTGGCCAAGGTAACCTATGGGGTGAAAATGGCAAGGTTTCCACGGCAAAAGGCAGTCCGGATGGCGGCTATCGCTATCATCCTGAATATGTGAAAATGGTGGAACGGTGCCAGACTTCCCATTTACCTGACCCTTATGATCCTACACCTGTGGAACAAGGAATAGGCGTTTATTATACCAATCTATTATTGGGTGATATTGATTTTGCGATTTTGGAAGATCGAAAGTTCAAATCGGGGCCGAAAGGAAAAATACCTCAACAAGGACCAAGGCCTGATCATATAAGAAATCCGGAATATGATCCAGCATCGATTGATTTAGAGGGCTTGAAACTATTAGGTAACCGTCAATTACACTTTTTAGAGGATTGGGGCAATCAAAATACGGAGTTAGTGAAAGTGGTCCTCTCTCAAACTGGTTTCTGCGGCGGAGCTCATATTCATGGGCAAAAAGAGAATCGTTTACATGCAGATTTAGACTCAAACGGTTGGCCCCAAACTGGAAGAAACAAAGCTCTCGGATTGATAAAAAAGGCGAGTGCAGTTCATATAGCTGGAGACCAGCATTTAGCAACAGTTATAAAACAGGGTATACATGAATTTGGAGATGGACCCTGGGCCTTCGTGGTACCCGCAATCGTGAATGACTATTATAGCAGGTGGTGGTGGCCAGAAGATGAAAAAGCTGGGGCAAATCCAAACACCAACACATCACTACCCTGGACTGGAGATTATTTGGATGGTTTCAATAATAAAATAAGCATGTATGCCTATGTAAATCCTGAGAGTAGTTCAAAAGGAGGTGGTTACGGACTTATAAGGTTCAACACAAAATCAAATGAAACAACTTTTGAATGTTGGCCGAGATATGTTGATGTTACACAACCAAATGCCCAACAATTTGAAGGGTGGCCAATGACGGTTAAGATAAAGTAG